A window from Opitutia bacterium ISCC 52 encodes these proteins:
- a CDS encoding family 43 glycosylhydrolase — protein sequence MNRTRLITFSATVFATVLVGCTAPNKKTALAGEIPKELIEVSDREVYVDVLDVPDKHHHDPSNIIKYNGKYYLWYTQHPEVTNGWEGHIRLATSTDGLKWTAQGVAIPVGEKGDIDDKAAITSYVVPHDGNYYLFYTAYGSAAELKGISYATADTPDGPWEKSGKKLLWPTGNKEEWDGVHIDDTNIIFFDGKWFLYYKGRPFGAEPSETKIGVATSDNLLGPYTKYEKSPVFPGHAFTTWVHRNGVAGFGYGTFWSKDGFTFVKTSDWTPKTVGLYCPENFGNGVNNNGVFWGMKVKFPDDRCRYITRMELPILDLSNSKETDK from the coding sequence ATGAACAGAACGCGGTTGATTACATTTTCTGCCACAGTGTTTGCTACTGTTCTGGTCGGTTGCACCGCACCCAATAAAAAGACCGCATTGGCTGGCGAAATACCCAAAGAGTTGATCGAGGTGTCCGATAGAGAAGTCTACGTGGACGTGCTTGATGTGCCAGACAAGCACCATCACGATCCCTCAAACATTATCAAATACAACGGCAAATACTACCTGTGGTACACGCAGCACCCAGAGGTGACCAACGGTTGGGAAGGTCACATTCGGCTGGCGACCTCCACGGATGGACTCAAATGGACCGCCCAGGGCGTCGCAATTCCTGTTGGCGAAAAAGGAGACATCGACGATAAGGCCGCCATCACATCTTACGTCGTTCCTCATGACGGAAATTACTACCTCTTTTACACCGCATACGGAAGCGCCGCCGAGCTGAAAGGTATCAGCTATGCCACTGCGGATACACCAGATGGACCCTGGGAAAAGTCTGGCAAAAAACTCCTCTGGCCTACTGGCAATAAGGAGGAATGGGACGGTGTTCACATTGACGATACGAATATTATCTTTTTCGACGGCAAGTGGTTTCTTTATTATAAGGGAAGACCGTTTGGAGCCGAGCCATCCGAAACAAAAATCGGGGTGGCAACTTCTGATAACCTTCTGGGACCTTACACGAAATATGAGAAGAGTCCTGTGTTCCCTGGGCATGCCTTCACAACCTGGGTTCACCGTAACGGTGTAGCCGGGTTTGGGTACGGCACCTTCTGGTCGAAAGATGGTTTCACCTTTGTAAAGACGTCCGATTGGACACCTAAAACAGTCGGCCTTTACTGCCCTGAGAATTTTGGAAATGGCGTCAATAACAACGGCGTTTTCTGGGGAATGAAAGTGAAGTTTCCTGATGACAGGTGCAGGTATATCACCCGAATGGAACTTCCGATACTGGATCTTTCAAATTCGAAAGAGACAGACAAATAG
- a CDS encoding sulfatase-like hydrolase/transferase produces MGTKHLLGIFFFWVLLCTTALTFGKSSPNIVLILADDQGWNALSTRMHPDIPGSGSTYYQTPRLAQLAEEGMRFSQAYAPAPTCSPTRYAIQFGRSPSSLQIWAADNIGKNIDAVVKDALANRLKQANPDYACAHMGKWHIEWEPSELGYDVAEYGDGHNPHATRGKNRNNPDSPHPRDPRFIFSLTRKANQFIKEQVQSDRPFFLQISHYANHLTYQALPETIEKYKTQHVDKATPYQKSPLWAAMNENLDSGVGSVLDTIDALGIRDNTYVIYTADNGYEDKHDFHRPVEQRGYYKAYPQRSHKYHVSEGGIRVPFIVRGPGIPANTHSPEPVVGTDIYTTAMEIINGTSQLPDTVEGASLLDHLKSSGKQPIRRKDPFLVFKYTKPDNRHDLTLIQGQHKLIKDADSDQLLLYDLAEDIGESNNLADEQPALTKELYTQLTAYFKRLDWDESQIPKK; encoded by the coding sequence ATGGGTACGAAGCATCTTTTAGGAATATTTTTCTTCTGGGTCTTGCTTTGCACAACGGCCCTCACATTTGGGAAGAGCTCACCCAACATCGTCCTTATTCTGGCCGATGATCAGGGATGGAACGCACTTTCCACTCGGATGCATCCGGATATTCCGGGATCAGGCAGCACCTATTACCAGACTCCAAGGCTGGCGCAATTAGCCGAGGAAGGCATGCGCTTCTCGCAGGCTTACGCTCCAGCTCCTACCTGCTCACCCACCCGCTATGCCATTCAGTTTGGCCGCAGCCCATCCAGTCTTCAAATCTGGGCAGCCGACAATATCGGCAAGAACATCGATGCGGTTGTAAAGGACGCCCTGGCCAATCGCCTTAAGCAAGCGAATCCGGATTACGCATGTGCGCATATGGGTAAATGGCATATCGAGTGGGAGCCTTCAGAACTCGGTTATGACGTGGCCGAGTACGGGGATGGGCACAATCCGCACGCAACCCGAGGAAAGAACCGCAACAACCCGGATTCGCCTCACCCCCGGGATCCACGTTTCATCTTCAGCCTGACCAGAAAGGCTAATCAATTCATCAAGGAACAGGTGCAATCAGACAGACCCTTCTTCCTGCAAATTTCTCACTACGCCAACCACCTCACTTACCAGGCCCTACCGGAAACGATTGAAAAGTACAAGACCCAGCACGTGGACAAGGCGACCCCGTATCAAAAGAGTCCTTTGTGGGCTGCGATGAATGAGAACCTTGATAGCGGAGTGGGTAGTGTGCTCGACACCATCGATGCACTGGGCATTCGGGATAACACCTACGTCATCTACACCGCGGATAATGGTTACGAGGACAAGCATGACTTCCACCGACCTGTCGAGCAGCGGGGTTATTACAAAGCCTACCCACAACGCAGCCACAAATACCATGTAAGCGAGGGAGGTATTCGTGTTCCCTTTATTGTCCGAGGACCGGGAATCCCAGCGAATACCCATTCACCGGAACCGGTAGTAGGCACAGATATCTATACCACAGCCATGGAGATCATAAACGGCACGAGCCAGCTTCCAGACACAGTGGAAGGTGCCTCTTTACTCGACCATCTGAAAAGCAGTGGGAAACAACCGATCCGCCGCAAAGACCCTTTCCTCGTTTTTAAATACACCAAGCCCGACAACCGGCACGATCTCACGCTCATTCAGGGACAGCACAAACTCATCAAGGATGCCGACTCAGATCAACTACTGCTCTACGACCTGGCCGAGGACATCGGCGAGAGCAATAATCTGGCGGATGAGCAACCAGCACTGACGAAAGAACTCTACACCCAACTAACGGCCTACTTCAAACGCCTCGATTGGGATGAATCACAAATTCCCAAAAAATGA
- a CDS encoding DUF1552 domain-containing protein produces MKSISRRSFLRGAGGALMALPWMESISLAASRPVPAQRMAFFYVPIGVVRRGFFPGEQAAAIPIGNSPPVIDTSWLKTKVGFQPIQWTNTLQPLEKLQDKVTLITGMDRTFQNGTDVHAQCASCFLSSAEPFSISKSAWPLDRTLDQMVGDHVGKNTPFRTLELSCNSHKDNLESIYFDNISWYGTGHVAPSIRDPRKVYRRLFVTQEIQRFRNITDLVLEDARSLRLELGYNDKQKFSEYLDSIRTIETQMDRLEEMKGELKQVTMEEPTAAYLPRGEYIRLMGDLMVIALQTGLTNVATLMIGPERWNTPFMFEGLFDNPVSYHKMSHNQPVYVDQLMQVDRFYMDQFAYTVEKMDSIIESDGSSLLDNTLFTYGSGLGDGSTHQYNDLPIVVAGTGQGKLNTGQHLHCPDGTPLANLWLTQAKTMGLNLEKFADSTGTLKPLLS; encoded by the coding sequence ATGAAATCGATATCCAGGCGTTCCTTTTTACGTGGAGCGGGCGGTGCTTTAATGGCCCTGCCCTGGATGGAAAGTATTTCTCTCGCGGCCAGTCGACCCGTGCCCGCTCAGCGAATGGCCTTCTTCTACGTACCCATTGGGGTAGTTCGTAGAGGTTTCTTTCCTGGTGAACAGGCCGCGGCTATTCCTATCGGGAACAGCCCACCCGTCATTGATACCTCCTGGCTAAAAACCAAAGTAGGATTTCAGCCCATTCAATGGACGAATACGCTTCAGCCTCTAGAGAAGCTCCAAGACAAGGTGACTCTAATCACGGGCATGGATCGCACTTTCCAAAACGGCACCGATGTGCACGCCCAATGCGCATCCTGTTTTCTGAGCAGTGCCGAACCATTCTCCATTTCTAAATCGGCCTGGCCGCTGGACCGCACGCTCGACCAGATGGTGGGTGATCATGTGGGAAAGAATACACCTTTCCGTACACTCGAGTTAAGCTGCAACAGTCACAAAGATAACCTGGAGTCGATTTACTTTGATAATATCTCCTGGTACGGCACCGGTCATGTGGCGCCTTCCATTCGCGACCCACGCAAAGTGTATCGACGATTGTTTGTCACGCAGGAAATTCAGCGCTTTCGCAATATTACCGACCTGGTGCTTGAAGATGCCCGGTCTTTGCGATTGGAGCTGGGTTACAACGACAAACAAAAATTTTCTGAATACTTAGACTCCATTCGTACGATCGAAACGCAAATGGATCGACTGGAGGAAATGAAAGGTGAACTGAAGCAGGTCACCATGGAGGAACCCACGGCGGCTTACCTGCCTCGAGGCGAATACATTCGTTTAATGGGTGACCTCATGGTCATCGCTTTGCAAACCGGCCTGACCAACGTTGCGACCCTTATGATCGGTCCTGAACGATGGAATACGCCCTTCATGTTCGAAGGCCTATTCGACAATCCCGTGAGTTATCACAAGATGTCACATAACCAACCCGTTTATGTGGATCAATTAATGCAGGTGGACCGCTTTTACATGGATCAGTTTGCCTATACCGTGGAAAAGATGGACAGTATCATAGAGTCTGATGGAAGTAGCCTGCTCGATAACACGTTGTTCACTTATGGCTCCGGACTGGGGGATGGATCCACCCATCAATACAATGACCTCCCTATCGTAGTAGCCGGAACAGGTCAGGGAAAATTGAATACGGGGCAGCATCTCCATTGCCCAGACGGCACACCCCTCGCCAACCTATGGCTCACTCAAGCCAAAACCATGGGGTTGAATCTTGAGAAATTTGCTGACAGTACAGGCACACTGAAGCCGCTCCTCAGCTAA
- a CDS encoding glycoside hydrolase family 32 protein, with amino-acid sequence MVGVGLAFAICVEAQTASGKNASPVPKFTFSDSLEEQERELANNPLLERFRKSRAELLKDPHYPRYHFSSPENRLNDPNGLSYWNGQWHMFYQGYPPEFPRQHWGHTISDDLIHWRDLPYAIYPDPERACFSGTVYIEDDRAIAMYHYTEVGSMVAVSSDPLLLNWEKLTGKAVIPESVAGAPPLPNRIFDPSIWKIDGDDYYYALTAGQSEDGPGGKWVRAEFLHRSKDLVNWEYMHQFLEGDRFGIIGDDGACPYFWPIGDDKYILIHYSHTTGGKWLLGDLDKKRMKFVATDGGGFNQGASGPGGVHAPSAYPDGKGGINVIFNMNPGYPSKGWNQLMSLPRKITLAPDDPYDPIRQEPTGDYASLRGKHQSVQNLSLPANEEVVLENIQGNTMELIAKIDPKSAQTIEIELLRSPGGEELTRLLIQPERGNNPRIYGVIKARERNRSGAVVYDTVVTLDNSRSSILPDAQSRPPEIDSFLREKGAPLKLHVFIDRSVVEVFVNGKACVAARVYPGRKDSLGVSLRAQGADAKLVSLDAWQMESIYDED; translated from the coding sequence ATGGTGGGTGTGGGATTAGCATTCGCAATCTGCGTAGAGGCGCAGACAGCATCTGGAAAGAACGCTTCCCCCGTCCCCAAATTTACCTTTTCGGACTCTTTGGAAGAACAGGAAAGGGAATTGGCTAACAATCCTTTGCTGGAACGGTTTCGCAAGTCTCGGGCCGAGTTGTTAAAAGATCCTCACTACCCGCGCTACCATTTCAGTAGTCCGGAGAACCGCTTGAATGATCCGAACGGTCTCAGCTATTGGAATGGCCAGTGGCATATGTTTTACCAGGGTTACCCACCGGAATTTCCTCGTCAGCATTGGGGGCATACCATCAGTGACGATTTGATTCATTGGCGCGATTTACCTTATGCCATTTACCCCGATCCGGAGCGAGCCTGCTTTTCGGGGACGGTCTATATAGAAGATGATCGGGCGATTGCCATGTATCACTATACGGAAGTCGGCTCGATGGTTGCTGTATCCAGTGATCCACTACTCTTAAACTGGGAGAAGCTAACCGGCAAAGCGGTGATTCCGGAATCCGTGGCCGGGGCACCCCCACTGCCGAACCGAATCTTTGACCCTTCCATTTGGAAGATTGATGGTGATGATTACTATTATGCGCTGACCGCTGGCCAATCTGAAGATGGTCCCGGCGGGAAATGGGTGCGCGCGGAATTTCTGCATCGCTCAAAGGACTTGGTCAACTGGGAATACATGCATCAATTCCTGGAAGGGGATCGTTTTGGAATCATCGGTGACGACGGAGCCTGTCCCTACTTCTGGCCGATTGGAGATGATAAGTATATTCTCATTCACTACAGCCACACGACGGGCGGGAAATGGCTCCTGGGAGACCTCGATAAGAAGCGGATGAAATTTGTGGCGACCGATGGCGGGGGCTTTAACCAAGGGGCCTCTGGACCTGGTGGCGTCCACGCTCCTTCCGCTTATCCCGACGGTAAGGGTGGCATCAATGTCATTTTCAATATGAACCCAGGCTACCCAAGCAAGGGGTGGAATCAGCTTATGTCGCTACCGCGCAAAATAACCCTGGCGCCCGATGATCCCTACGATCCCATTCGTCAGGAACCTACCGGGGACTATGCTTCGCTCCGTGGGAAACACCAAAGCGTTCAAAACCTCAGCTTACCTGCTAATGAGGAAGTTGTTCTAGAGAATATCCAGGGCAATACCATGGAATTGATTGCGAAAATTGATCCGAAGTCCGCCCAGACCATTGAAATTGAACTGCTGCGCTCACCAGGAGGGGAAGAACTTACCCGTCTGCTCATTCAGCCCGAACGTGGCAACAATCCCAGGATCTACGGAGTGATTAAGGCCAGGGAACGCAATAGATCGGGTGCAGTAGTCTATGATACGGTAGTCACACTCGACAACTCCAGGTCGTCCATCCTTCCAGACGCGCAGTCCCGCCCTCCAGAGATTGATAGTTTTCTGCGTGAGAAAGGTGCACCCCTCAAACTCCATGTGTTTATCGACCGCAGTGTGGTTGAAGTCTTTGTGAACGGGAAAGCCTGTGTGGCTGCTCGTGTGTATCCGGGAAGAAAAGACAGTCTCGGAGTTTCGTTGCGTGCGCAGGGTGCGGATGCGAAGCTGGTCTCACTCGATGCCTGGCAAATGGAAAGTATTTACGATGAAGATTAA
- a CDS encoding arylsulfatase, which produces MKIKHYYHLILALCFALSSAFAADRPNVILILTDDQGYGDYSCHGNPLLKTPELDKLHAESLRLTDFHVAPMCTPTRGQLMTGMDAMRNGATAVCQGRSMMGNGIKLMPEYFAEAGYSTGHFGKWHLGDSYPHRPQDRGFQETLHHPAWGITSLADHFGNSYWDPWLEHNGVEKQYKGYCTDIFFSEAMDWMKEQKEADEPFFLYLPTNTPHVPNWVDEEYSKPYAQVGTFNGVEVPAAFYGMIANIDENMGKLDAFLKKEGLKENTVLIYLNDNGSQSKEASQIYNAGMQGFKRGMLDGGHRVGCFWRWPEGFHGARDIGDLAMVQDILPTLAELCGLPKPSADINGTSLAKLLQGKQSKLDDRKIVIQYSNRNTSAVRWDHAIVLWDKWRLVGPDTLHNIATDPHQDNNVIKQFPDVAQAMRDHYEQWYTEAKLRFDTPRYITVGSDADPSLTLFSNDWQGGYCDNPPNLVAANTTGYWDIEVAEAGTYEFELRRWPESANLALSSGVEGEKIKAHNPFTGYVGERPIHYASIHVAGFQETIVPRKDATHATFTAKLGAGKTKLSTLFSDINGNELCSAIYVKVTRK; this is translated from the coding sequence ATGAAGATTAAACATTATTACCACCTGATTCTGGCGCTTTGTTTCGCGCTTTCTTCTGCCTTCGCGGCAGACCGTCCCAACGTCATCCTGATCCTGACAGATGATCAGGGCTATGGTGACTACAGCTGTCATGGAAATCCATTGTTGAAGACTCCAGAACTCGACAAGCTCCACGCCGAGAGCCTCCGTCTGACGGACTTTCATGTGGCTCCCATGTGCACTCCAACACGTGGCCAATTGATGACAGGAATGGATGCTATGCGCAACGGAGCTACCGCGGTTTGCCAGGGACGCTCCATGATGGGAAATGGAATTAAGTTGATGCCCGAGTATTTTGCTGAGGCTGGTTATTCGACCGGACACTTTGGTAAATGGCACCTGGGCGATAGCTACCCGCACCGTCCCCAAGATCGTGGTTTTCAGGAGACGCTGCATCATCCGGCTTGGGGCATAACCTCCTTGGCTGATCATTTCGGGAACTCCTATTGGGATCCCTGGCTGGAACACAACGGCGTTGAGAAACAGTATAAAGGCTACTGCACAGACATCTTTTTCAGCGAAGCCATGGATTGGATGAAGGAACAAAAAGAAGCCGACGAACCGTTCTTCCTCTATTTACCAACCAATACACCTCACGTCCCAAACTGGGTCGATGAGGAATACTCAAAACCTTACGCGCAAGTGGGGACCTTTAACGGGGTCGAGGTGCCGGCCGCCTTTTATGGCATGATCGCCAACATTGATGAGAATATGGGCAAGCTGGATGCCTTTCTGAAAAAAGAAGGATTAAAGGAGAACACCGTTTTGATTTACCTGAATGACAATGGTTCTCAAAGTAAGGAGGCCTCGCAAATCTACAATGCGGGCATGCAGGGATTCAAACGCGGTATGCTCGATGGTGGACACCGGGTGGGTTGCTTCTGGCGTTGGCCGGAAGGATTCCACGGCGCCCGAGACATTGGCGACCTGGCCATGGTTCAGGACATTCTTCCCACATTGGCTGAATTGTGCGGTTTGCCGAAACCATCAGCAGACATCAATGGAACCAGCCTCGCTAAATTGCTACAGGGCAAACAATCGAAATTGGATGACCGCAAAATCGTGATTCAATACTCCAACCGTAATACCTCAGCCGTTCGCTGGGATCATGCCATTGTGCTGTGGGACAAATGGCGCCTCGTGGGACCCGATACGCTCCACAATATCGCCACCGATCCACATCAGGATAATAACGTAATAAAACAATTTCCGGATGTCGCACAGGCCATGCGCGACCACTACGAACAGTGGTATACCGAGGCCAAACTCCGTTTCGATACACCCCGCTACATTACCGTCGGGAGCGATGCAGATCCAAGTCTGACGCTCTTTTCCAATGACTGGCAGGGAGGTTACTGTGACAACCCACCCAATTTGGTTGCCGCAAACACAACCGGTTATTGGGACATAGAAGTAGCAGAAGCAGGCACCTATGAATTTGAACTGCGCCGTTGGCCGGAATCGGCAAATTTGGCTTTGAGCTCGGGTGTTGAGGGAGAAAAAATAAAGGCTCACAATCCGTTCACAGGTTATGTAGGGGAACGTCCGATACACTACGCAAGCATTCATGTCGCCGGATTCCAGGAGACGATAGTTCCAAGAAAGGACGCGACCCATGCCACCTTTACTGCGAAGTTGGGTGCTGGAAAAACGAAGCTCAGCACTCTGTTTTCCGATATAAACGGAAACGAGTTGTGCAGTGCGATCTACGTCAAAGTCACACGGAAGTAG
- a CDS encoding sulfatase: MLTKKPFSVFLIFLVTHLTCAAADKPNVVLMFIDDMGYGDIGPFGNTINQTPNLDRMARGGNILTQYYTSNTACTPSRAALMTGTYATRIGMDGVVCFPNEKRGLNPSEFTIGDAMKSVGYRTGIFGKWHLGDQREFLPLQNGFDDYFGIPYSNDMWPFNLNGHRHTKETYTPLSVLRQDEVVAYVSDGADQSLLCEVITDEAVKFIKKNKDQPFFLYMPHAYVHLPRFGRLDLAKKADGDVDRATVEEVDTSVGRILDTLEELGIDENTLFIFTSDNGPARGMSAGPLRGNKGGPKYEGHMREPTLTWWPGTVPAGQVTEAITASVDVLPSLAKLVGAEMPNDRIIDGKNSLEALLGKPKAKSPHQVLFYEVDAIRRGNWKLVRGGKGKFELYNLKNDLGETTNLIEKRPKLANELKAILDAHAKELAANTRPPGMLDHSDFLISEPGGLPKLRDYLGMNDFEALERSE; this comes from the coding sequence ATGCTCACTAAGAAACCATTTTCTGTATTCCTGATATTTCTCGTTACCCACTTGACCTGCGCCGCCGCAGACAAGCCAAACGTAGTGCTCATGTTCATTGATGATATGGGCTATGGCGACATCGGTCCCTTTGGCAACACCATCAACCAGACTCCCAATCTGGACCGTATGGCAAGGGGCGGAAACATCCTTACCCAATATTACACATCTAACACCGCCTGCACGCCTTCCAGGGCAGCACTTATGACGGGCACCTATGCTACCCGCATTGGGATGGATGGAGTGGTTTGTTTCCCTAATGAAAAACGAGGTCTCAATCCATCCGAGTTTACCATTGGCGACGCTATGAAATCCGTGGGCTACCGAACCGGCATTTTCGGGAAATGGCACCTGGGAGATCAACGGGAGTTTTTACCCCTGCAAAATGGCTTCGATGACTATTTTGGCATTCCCTACTCCAACGACATGTGGCCGTTTAATCTTAATGGTCACCGGCACACTAAAGAAACCTACACGCCCCTTTCAGTTCTCAGGCAGGACGAAGTAGTAGCTTATGTCAGCGACGGAGCCGACCAATCCTTACTCTGTGAGGTCATTACTGATGAGGCCGTTAAGTTCATAAAGAAAAACAAAGACCAACCTTTCTTTCTTTATATGCCACATGCATATGTCCACTTGCCCCGCTTTGGTCGGCTGGATCTGGCAAAGAAAGCGGATGGCGATGTGGATAGAGCCACCGTTGAAGAAGTCGATACCAGTGTAGGTCGAATCCTTGATACCCTGGAGGAACTGGGGATTGATGAAAATACCCTCTTTATTTTCACCTCCGACAATGGTCCGGCACGTGGAATGAGCGCCGGACCCCTTCGCGGAAATAAAGGAGGCCCTAAATACGAAGGGCACATGCGGGAACCGACTCTCACCTGGTGGCCGGGAACCGTCCCAGCCGGTCAGGTCACCGAAGCGATAACCGCTTCGGTCGATGTCTTGCCCTCGTTAGCCAAATTAGTCGGAGCCGAAATGCCCAACGACCGCATCATTGATGGGAAAAACTCCCTGGAAGCCTTGCTCGGGAAACCGAAAGCAAAATCACCACACCAAGTACTTTTTTACGAGGTCGATGCCATTCGCCGCGGCAACTGGAAACTGGTTCGTGGAGGTAAAGGGAAGTTCGAGCTCTACAACTTGAAGAACGATTTGGGTGAAACAACGAACCTGATCGAAAAACGCCCCAAGCTGGCAAATGAGTTGAAAGCAATCCTCGATGCCCATGCAAAAGAACTCGCTGCTAACACCCGCCCTCCCGGAATGCTCGACCACTCAGATTTTCTCATCAGCGAACCAGGCGGCCTACCGAAACTTCGCGATTATTTGGGCATGAACGATTTCGAAGCATTGGAACGATCTGAATAA
- a CDS encoding sulfatase, translating into MNLKSSKTISWLTASVACLVLECTIANQVIARPNVLFIAIDDMNDWTTLFDEGNPIQTPNLKRLAARGTFFSRAYCASPGCNPSRTAIMTGYRPTTSGVYGNKTAWAEIIPDAVTIPKYFELEGGYATRGAGKIFHHGTTGQEPKGKPAFQEFFKKLDIRGSGVGKNYNGYKPDSNPRLGRVAFDWGVHDQKMIDVDMCEYVEAQMEKFMGPSASSGQDKPLFLAAGIFNPHLPFYAPQETFDRYPFETLRMPPMPMGDLDDVGDMARRMVRKEYWIWDNTTAQPREAPGSLPRMVQAYQAATDYADQMVGRLLDKLDATGMADNTIIVLWSDHGYHLGDKEACVKFTLWEKANRVPFIIVAPGITTPGTRIDQPVGLIDIYPTLLELAGLPPKADNDGLSLVPLLKNPHGKWVRPALMNEGPGNHAVRSERWRYISYSTGDEELYDHRNDPWEHNNLAGDPQYAGVIAEHRKWLPKKEAPGEAMAHLLRPPAAPGIGLPKNLSKRP; encoded by the coding sequence ATGAATCTAAAATCATCTAAGACAATCTCCTGGTTAACAGCATCTGTAGCATGCCTGGTACTGGAGTGCACAATAGCGAATCAAGTGATCGCAAGGCCAAATGTCCTCTTCATCGCAATCGACGACATGAACGATTGGACGACTTTGTTTGATGAGGGCAATCCGATCCAAACACCCAATCTAAAGCGCTTGGCTGCACGCGGCACCTTTTTCAGTCGTGCCTACTGTGCTTCGCCGGGTTGCAATCCTTCCCGAACAGCCATCATGACGGGTTATCGTCCGACTACTTCCGGTGTTTACGGAAACAAGACGGCGTGGGCAGAGATCATTCCGGATGCGGTAACCATCCCAAAATACTTCGAACTGGAGGGTGGCTACGCCACACGAGGAGCAGGCAAGATTTTCCATCACGGGACAACCGGTCAGGAACCGAAAGGTAAACCGGCCTTTCAGGAATTCTTTAAGAAACTGGATATTCGCGGTTCCGGAGTAGGCAAAAACTACAACGGCTACAAACCGGATTCGAATCCACGTCTGGGTCGAGTCGCCTTCGACTGGGGCGTCCATGATCAGAAAATGATCGATGTCGACATGTGTGAATACGTGGAAGCGCAGATGGAGAAGTTCATGGGCCCTTCGGCGAGCTCAGGACAAGACAAGCCCTTGTTTCTCGCCGCAGGGATTTTTAATCCACACCTACCCTTCTATGCCCCTCAGGAAACCTTCGATCGCTACCCGTTTGAAACCCTGCGCATGCCACCCATGCCAATGGGAGATCTCGATGATGTGGGCGATATGGCCCGACGGATGGTAAGGAAGGAATACTGGATCTGGGACAACACCACGGCCCAGCCACGGGAAGCGCCGGGGAGTCTTCCTCGTATGGTTCAAGCCTACCAGGCAGCAACCGATTACGCCGATCAAATGGTCGGGCGACTCCTCGACAAACTCGATGCCACCGGTATGGCCGACAACACCATTATCGTACTGTGGTCTGACCACGGCTACCATTTGGGAGACAAGGAAGCCTGTGTGAAATTCACGCTCTGGGAGAAAGCCAACCGGGTGCCTTTCATCATCGTTGCTCCCGGTATCACCACTCCGGGTACACGGATCGATCAACCGGTGGGCCTAATTGATATCTACCCCACTCTCCTGGAACTGGCGGGGCTGCCTCCCAAAGCAGACAACGATGGCCTCAGTCTCGTACCTTTACTTAAAAACCCGCACGGGAAATGGGTACGCCCTGCCCTCATGAATGAGGGCCCAGGCAACCATGCGGTCCGCTCTGAGCGCTGGCGCTACATCAGCTACAGTACCGGCGACGAAGAACTCTATGATCATCGTAATGATCCCTGGGAGCACAACAACCTGGCGGGGGATCCCCAATACGCCGGCGTTATTGCGGAGCATCGTAAATGGTTACCGAAGAAAGAAGCACCGGGAGAAGCCATGGCCCACTTACTCAGACCTCCAGCTGCTCCAGGAATTGGATTGCCGAAGAATTTGTCGAAAAGACCTTAG